The following proteins come from a genomic window of Fibrobacter sp. UWEL:
- a CDS encoding FISUMP domain-containing protein, producing the protein MAALLLGLVACGDDSGTGAKDDDSSSSSSVEESSSSVVSSSSSDVISSEVERSSSSAKSSSSSSVIPDPDRGSSSSSSSVAKSSSSGDSEYDFEWNNAYAVLENPCNESNEGKVGKAWYRKDEGVFVCSYNKKDKDWEWTQIGGISSSSAKSSSSSVKVSSSSVYEPYNHYDDLAGNTHVGRDRYKQFTDSRNGRSYYYITIVGKDTNNVKDSVTVMAENLNIGKDVAGVDDQNDDSVIERYCYKDDTTYCDEYGGLYQWAEMMDLPSRCNTESCADLIKENHQGICPDGWRLFTENDLHIVVTSEDNDDGLKGLRSSAFTGSNASGFSLLAAGKRTTYRNPFEQITETAYWFYPQEPESELEWAYAGFIGTSSAYSDGAMTEKKNGESVRCVKLETEE; encoded by the coding sequence TTGGCGGCATTGTTGCTGGGACTTGTTGCTTGCGGTGATGATTCTGGTACTGGTGCGAAGGACGACGATTCCTCTTCCTCCTCGAGTGTGGAAGAATCCTCCAGCAGTGTGGTCTCGAGTTCTTCTTCCGATGTCATCTCGAGCGAAGTCGAGAGATCTAGCAGCTCCGCAAAGAGTAGTTCTTCCTCCAGTGTCATCCCCGACCCCGATCGGGGATCTAGCAGTTCCTCTAGCAGTGTCGCAAAGAGCAGCTCCTCCGGCGATTCTGAGTACGATTTTGAATGGAACAATGCTTATGCTGTACTTGAAAATCCATGTAATGAATCTAATGAAGGAAAAGTTGGCAAAGCCTGGTATCGAAAAGACGAAGGTGTATTTGTTTGCAGCTATAATAAAAAAGATAAGGATTGGGAATGGACGCAGATAGGCGGCATTTCCTCCAGCTCCGCCAAGAGCAGCAGCTCTAGTGTAAAGGTTTCTTCTAGTAGTGTGTATGAACCCTATAATCATTATGATGATCTTGCCGGCAATACACACGTCGGTAGGGATCGTTATAAGCAGTTTACGGACTCCCGAAATGGCCGCAGCTACTACTACATTACCATTGTCGGTAAGGATACAAATAATGTGAAGGATTCTGTCACTGTGATGGCTGAAAACCTTAACATTGGTAAGGATGTGGCTGGCGTGGATGACCAGAACGATGATTCTGTAATTGAACGTTACTGCTATAAGGATGATACCACATATTGTGATGAATATGGTGGCTTGTACCAGTGGGCTGAAATGATGGACTTGCCCAGCCGTTGCAACACGGAAAGCTGTGCCGATTTGATTAAGGAAAACCACCAGGGAATTTGCCCTGATGGCTGGCGCTTGTTCACTGAAAATGATTTACACATTGTGGTTACATCTGAAGATAATGACGATGGGCTTAAAGGCCTTCGTTCCTCTGCTTTTACTGGATCCAATGCCTCTGGATTCTCATTGCTTGCCGCAGGAAAGAGAACCACCTATAGAAATCCTTTTGAACAAATAACTGAGACTGCCTATTGGTTTTATCCGCAGGAACCGGAATCTGAGTTGGAATGGGCTTATGCTGGGTTCATTGGTACCAGTAGTGCCTATTCGGACGGAGCTATGACAGAAAAGAAAAATGGTGAGTCCGTTCGTTGCGTAAAGCTAGAAACAGAAGAATAA
- a CDS encoding fibrobacter succinogenes major paralogous domain-containing protein — translation MMNILKKSLFLAALLLGLVACGDDSGTGAKDDDSSSSSSVEKSSSSVVSSSSSDVISSEVERSSSSAKSSSSSSVIPDPDRGSSSSSCSVAKSSSSGDSEYDFEWNNAYAVLENPCNESNEGKVGKAWYRKDEGVFVCSYNKKDKDWEWTQVGGISSSSAKSSSSSVKVSSSSVYEPYNHYDDLAGNTHVGRDRYKQFTDSRNGRSYYYITIVGKDTNNVKDSVTVMAENLNIGKDVAGVDDQNDDSVIERYCYKDDTTYCDEYGGLYQWAEMMDLPSRCNTESCADLIKENHQGICPDGWRLFTENDFNIVAKSDDNDDGLKGLRSSAFTGSNATGFSLLGAGKRNTYSNPFEQITKAAYWFYPQEYEGDENKAYTGFVSTSSIYPDGSRTVKKNGLSVRCVKLETEPSSVSE, via the coding sequence ATGATGAACATTTTGAAAAAGAGTTTGTTTTTGGCGGCATTGTTGCTGGGACTTGTTGCTTGCGGTGATGATTCTGGTACTGGTGCAAAGGACGATGATTCCTCTTCCTCCTCGAGTGTGGAAAAATCCTCCAGCAGTGTGGTCTCGAGTTCTTCTTCCGATGTCATCTCGAGCGAAGTCGAGAGATCTAGCAGTTCCGCAAAGAGTAGTTCTTCCTCCAGTGTCATCCCCGACCCCGATCGGGGATCTAGCAGTTCCTCTTGCAGCGTCGCAAAAAGCAGCTCCTCCGGCGATTCTGAGTACGATTTTGAATGGAACAATGCTTATGCTGTACTTGAAAATCCATGTAATGAATCTAATGAAGGGAAAGTTGGCAAAGCCTGGTATCGAAAAGACGAAGGTGTATTTGTTTGCAGCTATAATAAAAAAGATAAGGATTGGGAATGGACGCAGGTAGGCGGCATTTCCTCCAGCTCCGCCAAGAGCAGCAGCTCTAGTGTAAAGGTTTCTTCCAGCAGTGTGTATGAACCCTATAATCATTATGATGATCTTGCCGGCAATACACACGTCGGTAGGGATCGTTACAAACAGTTTACGGACTCCCGAAATGGCCGCAGTTACTACTACATTACCATTGTCGGTAAGGATACAAATAATGTGAAGGATTCTGTCACTGTAATGGCTGAAAACCTGAATATCGGTAAGGATGTGGCTGGCGTGGATGACCAGAACGATGATTCTGTAATTGAACGTTACTGCTATAAGGATGATACCACATATTGTGATGAATATGGTGGCTTGTACCAGTGGGCGGAAATGATGGACTTGCCCAGCCGTTGCAATACAGAAAGCTGTGCCGATTTGATTAAGGAAAACCACCAGGGAATTTGCCCTGATGGCTGGCGCTTGTTCACTGAAAATGACTTTAACATTGTTGCAAAATCAGACGATAATGACGATGGGCTTAAAGGCCTTCGTTCCTCTGCTTTTACTGGATCCAATGCCACTGGATTTTCATTGTTGGGCGCAGGAAAGAGAAACACCTATAGCAATCCTTTTGAACAAATAACAAAAGCTGCTTATTGGTTCTACCCGCAGGAGTATGAAGGTGACGAAAATAAGGCTTATACAGGCTTTGTATCAACTTCTAGCATCTATCCGGATGGATCTAGAACAGTGAAAAAAAACGGTCTCTCCGTTCGTTGCGTAAAGCTAGAAACAGAACCGTCTTCTGTATCGGAATAG
- a CDS encoding Rpn family recombination-promoting nuclease/putative transposase — MDNNRDHDGFFKFVYSVPVNARALLELSARNNGNLSRMLADIDLGTLERLPSTYNNVGERGEADVAFKAKAAGKDVFVGLLLEHKSYDDNAVIDQIGRYMFNVMVDKNNTDFRWLPSKAVIIYNGRKDWDPLATFRNKERAKFQGNDLPFECVLVNLADIADEDISASENPEAALGALIMKYAFNAKAIEERLSLVESLFEKMPNNLRSLMLEKIKVYLGEYISKEYFMELEKEFVSIGQRLGFESAGDYRRKLEKQVANQAKEISTLANENSSLTNENAALRARIAEFMANKA; from the coding sequence ATGGATAACAATCGTGATCACGACGGATTTTTCAAGTTCGTCTATTCGGTTCCTGTAAATGCTCGTGCCTTGCTGGAACTGAGCGCAAGGAACAACGGCAATTTGAGTCGCATGCTTGCCGATATTGATTTGGGGACTCTCGAGCGTTTGCCCAGCACTTACAATAACGTGGGCGAACGGGGTGAAGCCGATGTGGCGTTCAAGGCGAAGGCTGCCGGCAAGGACGTGTTCGTGGGCTTGCTTCTGGAGCACAAGTCCTACGATGACAACGCTGTCATTGACCAGATCGGGCGCTACATGTTTAACGTCATGGTGGATAAGAACAACACGGATTTCCGCTGGTTGCCTTCCAAGGCTGTGATTATCTACAACGGTCGCAAGGACTGGGACCCGCTGGCAACGTTCAGGAACAAGGAACGTGCCAAGTTCCAGGGCAATGATTTGCCCTTTGAATGTGTGCTGGTGAATCTCGCGGATATTGCGGATGAGGATATTTCCGCTTCAGAAAATCCGGAAGCCGCCCTGGGCGCGCTCATCATGAAGTATGCGTTTAACGCAAAGGCAATTGAGGAACGCCTTTCTCTGGTTGAGTCTTTGTTCGAAAAGATGCCTAATAATCTCCGCTCTTTGATGTTGGAGAAGATTAAGGTATATTTAGGAGAGTATATCAGCAAGGAGTACTTCATGGAACTGGAAAAGGAATTCGTGAGTATCGGCCAGAGGTTGGGATTCGAAAGCGCTGGCGATTATCGCCGGAAGCTCGAAAAGCAGGTCGCCAACCAGGCGAAGGAAATTTCCACGCTGGCGAATGAAAATTCTTCATTGACAAATGAAAACGCTGCACTTAGGGCCAGAATAGCCGAGTTCATGGCGAATAAGGCGTGA
- a CDS encoding glycosyltransferase has product MKKIRYGMAVGNYLPYSETFIYEQIQKGERYSPYVLARGLIPSRNLFPYDDVAALSGITALSYFVWRNSKLFERTINENHLQMIHAHFGSNGALIAPTARRCKVPLVVTYHGVDVGVLLGEKVPLNYLFYKRIYKDAFETADLLLPASEELANCLVDLGAPAHKIKIHRLGVSLDRFRVAPRTEGPVKFIMVGRLVEKKGFDYGIRAFAKISSSVPQASLSIVGEGPLKDQLKALAAELHVESSVHFVGKIPADKMPVYLEQFDALVAPCVVAKNNDRDSGLIVLKEAGATGMASIGTYCGGLPEIIDDGKTGLLVEQRNVDQLADAMLALAENFQYRQKLGLAARAKMETEYDSVIQNAKLEQLFDTVCR; this is encoded by the coding sequence ATGAAAAAGATTCGTTATGGTATGGCGGTGGGAAATTATCTGCCCTATAGCGAAACCTTTATTTATGAACAGATCCAGAAGGGGGAACGCTATTCTCCCTATGTCCTTGCTAGAGGTCTTATTCCTTCTCGGAATCTTTTCCCCTACGATGATGTTGCCGCTCTTTCTGGAATAACCGCCTTATCCTATTTCGTGTGGCGCAATTCCAAACTTTTTGAGCGAACGATCAACGAAAATCACCTGCAGATGATTCATGCGCACTTTGGTTCCAACGGAGCCCTGATTGCGCCAACTGCAAGACGCTGCAAGGTTCCTTTGGTGGTAACTTACCATGGCGTGGATGTGGGCGTTCTTCTGGGGGAGAAAGTTCCCTTGAATTATCTCTTCTACAAGAGAATCTATAAGGATGCTTTTGAAACGGCTGATCTCCTTCTGCCAGCTTCCGAAGAACTGGCGAACTGCCTTGTGGATTTAGGTGCTCCGGCACACAAGATTAAGATTCACCGTTTAGGCGTAAGCTTGGACCGCTTCCGTGTGGCTCCCCGCACTGAAGGTCCTGTGAAATTCATCATGGTTGGCCGCCTGGTGGAAAAGAAGGGCTTCGATTACGGCATCCGTGCTTTTGCAAAAATTTCTAGCTCTGTTCCTCAGGCTAGTCTTTCCATTGTCGGGGAAGGCCCCCTGAAGGATCAGCTTAAGGCCTTGGCGGCAGAACTTCATGTGGAATCCAGCGTTCACTTTGTAGGTAAGATTCCTGCAGACAAGATGCCTGTCTATTTAGAACAGTTTGACGCCTTGGTTGCTCCCTGCGTAGTGGCCAAGAATAATGATCGAGATTCTGGCTTAATCGTCCTGAAGGAAGCTGGTGCTACGGGCATGGCTTCTATCGGCACCTATTGTGGTGGGCTTCCCGAAATTATTGATGATGGGAAAACTGGCCTTCTGGTGGAACAGCGTAACGTGGATCAGCTTGCGGATGCCATGCTGGCCTTGGCTGAAAATTTCCAGTACCGTCAGAAGCTGGGCCTTGCCGCCCGAGCCAAGATGGAGACGGAATACGATTCCGTTATCCAGAATGCAAAACTAGAACAGCTGTTTGATACGGTCTGCAGGTAG
- a CDS encoding LTA synthase family protein: MKNFYWVVYGLLLWLARLAQLCFLYFMEMPTGGPIVDRWYRFFPHCLVAELGVVMGLSLLGFAGSLLIKKGSLRKVWGISFVVLGILYIWLSGGDDETMRWMGQHLSLSFFETYANAASDPGLVGRIFIGGIGHFGLNILWAILTSVAVVFLYRIFFRNTTLEFSKKAIISALILALLAATGLSSRYWFAPSKMRWKRIAPFAWHVGEEIAYKFSSAEKRGDYVVGIKALGGNPDAEYPFWHEVPNDAQNLDSFKKRPLDERPDVILFMVETFRGWTADVRVESTCKRLPNLCKLANSGLYFPNAHSVGYPSIEGFLGTLTGLWSHPRFTFLSDVPNTQMRALPDMLKDAGYHRMVLTATEPSFDNLNPWFERWFDYSEYKPENQHDVPIANRFRELYNERPKDKPLFFNWMSTSTHVPFTLPSEYGPTPKDLEEAYLRTMVYLDSALGIVLDEIRKGDRANNTLIVLTGDHAFANKAQHGVPEFIGGAQDGYTWVPLIVAGPGIEPQVVSAPVSHVNIGPTVLEYLGLELSNNFVGQSLIDNRVPVEHLSNVFSFRMDDVAMRNLGYTYYVNMEDESEWTVFGTMANPDWDTSHPVEGFVSARKLTSAPARAEEISREIRAAAFAWEYVVNNNKLMPFPQ, translated from the coding sequence ATGAAGAATTTTTACTGGGTGGTTTACGGACTTTTGCTGTGGCTGGCTAGGTTAGCCCAGCTTTGCTTCCTTTATTTTATGGAAATGCCTACGGGCGGCCCTATTGTGGATCGCTGGTATCGTTTTTTCCCCCATTGTCTAGTTGCCGAACTGGGTGTTGTGATGGGTTTGTCCCTGCTGGGTTTTGCAGGGTCGCTGCTCATTAAGAAGGGGAGCCTCCGTAAGGTCTGGGGCATCTCCTTTGTGGTCCTGGGCATCCTTTATATTTGGCTCAGCGGTGGGGATGACGAAACCATGCGCTGGATGGGCCAGCACCTTTCCCTCAGTTTCTTCGAGACCTATGCCAATGCGGCTTCTGACCCGGGCCTGGTGGGGCGAATTTTCATCGGTGGCATCGGGCATTTTGGACTGAATATCCTATGGGCAATCCTTACATCTGTGGCGGTGGTTTTTCTGTATCGGATATTCTTCAGGAATACCACGCTTGAGTTTTCAAAGAAAGCAATTATTTCCGCTTTGATTCTTGCCCTTCTGGCTGCAACAGGTTTGTCCAGCCGTTACTGGTTTGCTCCCAGCAAGATGCGTTGGAAGAGAATCGCTCCCTTCGCCTGGCATGTGGGGGAGGAAATCGCCTATAAGTTTTCCTCTGCGGAAAAGCGTGGGGACTATGTTGTGGGTATCAAGGCGTTGGGCGGAAATCCCGATGCGGAATATCCCTTCTGGCACGAGGTTCCTAACGACGCCCAGAATCTGGATTCTTTCAAGAAGCGCCCGCTGGATGAACGTCCCGACGTGATTCTCTTTATGGTGGAAACCTTCCGCGGCTGGACTGCAGACGTGCGCGTAGAATCTACCTGCAAGCGACTGCCCAACTTGTGCAAGCTGGCGAATTCAGGCTTGTACTTCCCTAACGCACACAGCGTAGGGTATCCTTCTATCGAAGGTTTCCTGGGGACTCTTACGGGCTTGTGGAGCCACCCCCGATTTACCTTCCTGTCTGACGTGCCCAATACTCAAATGCGGGCCTTGCCGGATATGCTGAAGGATGCGGGCTACCACCGTATGGTGCTGACTGCTACAGAACCTAGCTTCGACAATTTAAATCCCTGGTTTGAGCGCTGGTTTGACTACTCCGAATACAAGCCGGAAAATCAGCACGACGTTCCTATCGCCAATCGCTTCCGGGAGCTGTACAACGAGCGCCCCAAGGACAAACCGCTGTTCTTTAACTGGATGAGCACTTCCACTCATGTACCCTTTACGCTGCCTAGCGAATACGGCCCCACGCCTAAGGATCTTGAAGAGGCATACCTGCGTACCATGGTTTATCTGGATAGCGCCCTGGGCATTGTGCTGGACGAAATCCGGAAGGGCGATCGAGCCAACAACACCTTGATTGTCCTGACGGGCGATCACGCTTTCGCCAACAAGGCGCAGCACGGCGTTCCTGAATTTATTGGCGGCGCTCAGGATGGCTACACTTGGGTTCCTCTCATTGTGGCAGGTCCTGGAATCGAGCCTCAGGTGGTGAGCGCTCCTGTTTCCCATGTGAATATTGGGCCCACCGTCCTTGAATATCTGGGACTGGAACTTTCCAATAATTTTGTAGGTCAATCGCTGATTGATAATCGGGTACCGGTGGAGCATCTGTCAAATGTTTTCAGCTTCCGTATGGATGACGTGGCCATGAGAAATTTGGGCTACACCTATTACGTCAATATGGAAGACGAATCCGAGTGGACTGTATTTGGCACCATGGCAAATCCGGACTGGGACACTTCCCATCCGGTGGAAGGCTTTGTGTCTGCCCGTAAGCTTACAAGCGCCCCCGCCCGCGCCGAGGAAATCTCCCGAGAAATTCGGGCCGCCGCCTTCGCCTGGGAATACGTGGTGAACAACAACAAGCTGATGCCTTTCCCTCAGTAG
- a CDS encoding transglycosylase domain-containing protein → MADQKKKRKVAAKTKFFSIATVRKFFKIIAAFALVGLICCIPAYIVVFKILPARDPDNQFNRETIMQVLSGETRVYYDNGDTLLGAFFDANHRLYLPYGDIPTNVVNALIAAEDANYWNHVGFDFSGFTRAMFSNVKNGKMRQGGSTLTQQTVKNIFGREERSIKEKWKELINALRMETHFSKEEILEFYLNQFHVSGTGKGVAIAAQYFFDKDLFSKAPKDKLTLGECAFIAGSVKGPFNYDPFIQKNEERRQRALKRGQERLRYVLGRMVDQKYITQEEMDKELSKPLEFKHGNFRFTMSTILERVEERLNSDYFTEFFKSKDIDDWHKAQLTIVSTVNQESQEAAKRALQANISNLQLQLGGFVFPKAQYITKASKARKGDYLYGAVEKITTNAKGKISSITVSFGQLKGEINEAALKSFNTQTGADADKVFAGNISTGTIILVSVLDDKPVNGAVPCKIETEPVLQGGLLAIKDGQVIASQGGFHNTGYDRSFKALRQLGSSWKPLLYALAIKYNWNYQDVLENDFNVFQFTNQFYYPRPDHKNKGDVVSIAWAATRSENVASIWLLEHLLDKLSPEEFQGVADENNYSQKPDEDQKAYFIRLRDKFGLTMNDNVRQEIEFSKAKEKLVNQYMSEGKEETARALQNLRYGTYNDLALKQAKKDPERTRYINHNFKRYSEILRAREIKELDPDVADTLQPLSSVLLFGSFSLADFKRLNITMEQVDKEKNYLEADQIRYWPDYRRSLAMAEFARFAKEIGIQQKLQKVFSMPLGVNDIPLSDITTAYQTILTGKIYKCKSGGDVWTEPCLIKEIKDRNGNVIFTDSIESKTILDENVTTQMAAMLHSVFQNGTARSQYNNITVSAPDNGTTWRYPVFGKTGTTNDYKNVAFLGAIPTYNKDLGGATAESVVAIGSYVGFDNNKPMKVGRTRISGAYGGLPQWASFATDEIRVLGTPYQVDFLDLPSQLAKEVPLILKKQRGELMVDPMTGIALASGEATERRPMPWLDVPGFIPPQVHEFAAESAAEIGIMTSMEMMNTAPAVPEVPATEQPAEATAESAPAVPQAAAEQANAAPAASTPQPVAGEGSASEVPATAAAATVDAPAATAQPAASAPAPAAAPVAAPAPAPKASSDDEWDLPADFDGKKMFVPIEAE, encoded by the coding sequence ATGGCCGACCAAAAAAAGAAGAGAAAAGTGGCTGCCAAGACCAAGTTCTTCAGCATCGCCACCGTAAGAAAGTTTTTCAAGATCATAGCAGCATTCGCCCTGGTGGGTCTGATCTGCTGTATTCCTGCCTATATCGTAGTTTTCAAGATCCTGCCCGCCCGAGATCCGGACAACCAGTTCAATCGCGAAACCATCATGCAGGTGCTTTCCGGTGAAACTCGTGTCTATTACGATAACGGGGACACCCTTTTGGGCGCCTTCTTCGATGCAAACCATCGTCTGTACCTCCCCTACGGCGATATTCCCACCAATGTGGTGAACGCCCTCATTGCAGCGGAAGACGCAAACTACTGGAACCATGTGGGATTTGACTTCTCCGGCTTTACCCGTGCCATGTTCAGCAACGTGAAGAACGGAAAAATGCGTCAGGGCGGCTCCACACTTACCCAGCAGACCGTGAAGAATATCTTTGGCCGCGAGGAACGTTCCATCAAGGAAAAGTGGAAGGAACTGATCAATGCCTTGCGCATGGAAACCCACTTCTCCAAGGAAGAAATTCTGGAATTCTATCTGAACCAGTTCCATGTCTCCGGCACCGGCAAGGGTGTAGCCATCGCCGCCCAGTATTTCTTCGACAAGGATTTGTTCAGCAAGGCTCCCAAGGACAAACTGACTCTTGGGGAATGCGCCTTTATCGCAGGTTCCGTGAAGGGCCCCTTCAACTATGACCCCTTTATCCAGAAGAACGAGGAACGCCGCCAGCGCGCACTGAAGCGTGGCCAGGAACGTCTGCGCTATGTTCTGGGACGTATGGTGGACCAGAAGTACATCACCCAGGAAGAGATGGACAAGGAACTGAGCAAGCCTCTGGAATTCAAGCACGGCAACTTCCGCTTCACCATGAGTACGATCCTGGAACGCGTGGAAGAACGACTGAACAGTGATTATTTCACCGAATTTTTCAAGAGCAAGGATATTGATGACTGGCACAAGGCTCAGCTGACCATCGTGTCCACCGTGAACCAGGAATCCCAGGAAGCAGCCAAGCGCGCCCTCCAGGCAAACATCAGTAACCTGCAGCTTCAGCTGGGCGGATTCGTGTTCCCCAAGGCCCAGTACATTACCAAGGCAAGTAAGGCCCGAAAGGGCGATTATCTCTATGGCGCCGTGGAAAAAATTACCACCAACGCCAAGGGCAAGATCAGTTCCATTACCGTAAGCTTCGGACAGCTGAAGGGCGAAATCAACGAAGCGGCTCTCAAGAGCTTTAACACCCAGACTGGTGCCGACGCAGACAAGGTTTTCGCAGGAAACATTTCCACTGGCACCATCATTCTGGTAAGCGTGCTGGACGATAAGCCCGTGAATGGCGCCGTCCCCTGTAAGATTGAAACGGAACCGGTGCTCCAGGGTGGCCTCCTGGCCATTAAGGACGGTCAGGTCATTGCAAGCCAGGGCGGTTTCCACAATACTGGTTACGACCGTAGCTTTAAGGCACTGCGTCAGCTGGGCTCCAGCTGGAAACCCCTGCTTTATGCCCTCGCCATCAAGTACAACTGGAATTACCAGGACGTTCTGGAAAATGACTTTAACGTATTCCAGTTCACCAACCAGTTCTACTACCCCCGTCCCGACCACAAGAACAAGGGTGACGTTGTGAGCATCGCCTGGGCCGCCACCCGATCCGAAAACGTTGCAAGTATCTGGCTGCTGGAACACCTGCTGGACAAGCTTTCACCGGAAGAATTCCAGGGCGTGGCTGACGAGAACAATTACTCCCAGAAACCGGACGAAGACCAGAAGGCTTACTTCATTCGCCTGCGCGATAAGTTCGGCCTGACCATGAACGACAACGTCCGTCAGGAAATTGAGTTCAGTAAGGCAAAGGAAAAGCTTGTTAACCAGTACATGTCCGAAGGTAAGGAAGAAACAGCCCGCGCTCTTCAGAACCTGCGTTACGGTACGTACAACGATCTAGCCCTGAAACAAGCCAAGAAGGATCCGGAAAGAACCCGCTACATCAACCACAACTTCAAGCGCTATAGCGAAATCCTGAGAGCCCGCGAAATCAAGGAACTGGACCCGGATGTGGCAGATACCTTACAGCCCCTCAGTTCCGTACTGCTGTTCGGCAGCTTCTCTCTGGCAGACTTCAAGCGCCTGAACATCACCATGGAACAGGTGGACAAGGAAAAGAATTATCTGGAAGCAGACCAGATTCGCTACTGGCCCGACTACAGGCGCTCTCTTGCGATGGCTGAGTTCGCACGTTTCGCCAAGGAAATCGGTATCCAGCAGAAACTGCAGAAGGTGTTCAGTATGCCGCTGGGTGTAAACGACATTCCCTTGTCCGACATCACCACTGCCTACCAGACGATTCTTACCGGCAAGATTTACAAGTGCAAGAGCGGTGGAGACGTTTGGACCGAGCCCTGCCTGATCAAGGAAATCAAGGACCGCAACGGTAACGTGATCTTCACGGATTCCATCGAAAGCAAGACCATCCTGGATGAAAACGTCACCACCCAGATGGCAGCCATGCTTCATTCCGTATTCCAGAACGGTACCGCCCGCAGCCAGTACAACAACATCACGGTCTCCGCACCTGATAACGGTACCACCTGGCGTTATCCTGTCTTTGGTAAGACCGGTACCACCAACGATTACAAGAACGTGGCCTTCCTAGGCGCCATCCCCACTTACAACAAGGACTTGGGCGGCGCCACTGCGGAATCCGTCGTCGCTATCGGCAGTTATGTGGGCTTCGATAATAACAAGCCCATGAAGGTGGGCCGCACTCGCATTTCCGGCGCCTATGGTGGCCTCCCCCAGTGGGCATCTTTCGCCACCGACGAAATCCGCGTGCTGGGAACTCCCTATCAGGTAGACTTCCTGGATCTTCCGTCCCAGCTGGCAAAGGAAGTCCCGCTGATTCTTAAGAAGCAGAGAGGCGAACTGATGGTGGACCCCATGACGGGTATCGCACTTGCCAGCGGCGAAGCTACCGAAAGACGTCCCATGCCCTGGCTGGACGTGCCGGGATTTATTCCGCCCCAGGTTCACGAATTTGCTGCAGAAAGCGCAGCGGAAATTGGCATCATGACCAGCATGGAAATGATGAACACTGCACCCGCAGTTCCTGAAGTTCCCGCAACGGAACAGCCCGCTGAAGCCACCGCAGAAAGCGCACCTGCAGTTCCCCAGGCAGCCGCTGAACAGGCAAACGCAGCACCCGCTGCTAGCACTCCGCAGCCTGTCGCAGGCGAAGGTTCTGCCAGCGAAGTTCCTGCCACCGCCGCAGCTGCGACTGTTGACGCACCCGCAGCCACCGCACAGCCCGCAGCAAGCGCACCCGCTCCTGCCGCAGCCCCTGTTGCCGCTCCGGCACCTGCGCCCAAGGCCTCCAGCGATGACGAATGGGATTTGCCTGCAGACTTTGACGGCAAGAAGATGTTCGTCCCCATCGAAGCAGAATAA
- a CDS encoding PD-(D/E)XK nuclease family transposase produces the protein MATFEEKVQKQVEIIKQRTFLDPTLDMVFKKIFSKDVTLIHFLNAVLHPTEDRKIISIVRKKPASSLMSAIDTEEVRFDVHARLNNGTFVDLEMQRAWHEDFADRMELYADQLSIESKIHFDSQRTATERADHPYLMPTTYSVWICNFPVNFCESYHEELGLFRFSSIGDPDALPVYNKKRYIVIDLSKVDAKVLDLNTAETEWLELFTRMASAKAAPKTSDPIIADVYSRMKVSLHENNFITEIATGMVTEAEISTRIGTARREGKDEARYEDAEAFLREGDSIERVARVLKLPVEKVQELADKIKNAKQ, from the coding sequence ATGGCAACTTTTGAAGAAAAAGTCCAAAAGCAAGTTGAAATCATTAAACAGCGTACATTTCTGGATCCAACGCTGGACATGGTGTTCAAGAAAATCTTTTCTAAGGACGTGACGCTGATTCATTTTCTGAATGCGGTCCTGCATCCTACGGAAGATCGTAAAATCATTAGCATTGTGCGCAAGAAGCCTGCATCCTCGCTGATGTCTGCAATCGATACCGAGGAGGTTCGCTTTGATGTTCACGCAAGGCTTAACAACGGAACCTTTGTTGACCTCGAGATGCAGCGGGCTTGGCACGAGGATTTTGCTGATCGCATGGAACTTTATGCCGACCAGCTTTCCATCGAGTCAAAGATTCACTTTGATAGCCAGCGGACTGCCACGGAGAGGGCGGATCATCCTTACCTGATGCCCACTACCTACTCCGTGTGGATTTGCAATTTTCCTGTGAACTTCTGCGAGAGTTACCACGAGGAACTTGGGTTGTTTCGCTTTTCCAGCATCGGTGATCCGGACGCCTTGCCTGTATATAATAAAAAAAGGTATATTGTAATTGACTTGAGTAAGGTGGACGCCAAGGTACTTGACCTCAATACTGCGGAAACGGAATGGCTGGAACTGTTCACCAGGATGGCTTCGGCGAAGGCCGCTCCCAAGACCAGCGACCCCATCATCGCGGATGTCTACAGTCGCATGAAGGTAAGCCTCCACGAGAACAACTTTATCACGGAGATTGCAACAGGTATGGTAACAGAAGCTGAAATCAGTACCCGCATCGGAACCGCCCGCCGCGAAGGCAAGGACGAAGCAAGGTATGAAGACGCCGAGGCTTTCCTTCGCGAAGGGGATTCTATTGAGCGTGTGGCTCGCGTGCTCAAACTTCCTGTAGAAAAGGTCCAGGAGTTGGCGGACAAGATTAAAAACGCCAAGCAATAG